In the genome of Limnobaculum zhutongyuii, one region contains:
- the glrR gene encoding two-component system response regulator GlrR, with amino-acid sequence MTSRKPANLLLVDDDPSLLKLLGMRLTSEGFNVTTAESGQEALRRLGREQIDLVISDLRMDEMDGMALFNEIQKHQPGMPVIILTAHGSIPDAVAATQQGVFSFLTKPVDRDALYKAIDDALVMKVPAGDESWRENIVTRSPLMLRLLEQAKMVAQSDVSVLINGLSGTGKEVLAKAIHSASPRGNKPFIAINCGALPEQLLESELFGHAKGAFTGAVSSRDGLFQAATGGTLFLDEIGDMPLPLQVKLLRVLQERKVRPLGSNRDLDIDVRIISATHRDLPKAMAKGEFREDLYYRLNVVTLKIPALNERAEDIPLLADHLLRESAKRHKPFVRSFSTDAMKRLMAASWPGNVRQLVNVIEQCVALTSTPVINEALVQQALDGENTALPTFVEARNQFELLYLRKLLQMTKGNVTHAARMAGRNRTEFYKLLSRHELDANDFKE; translated from the coding sequence ATGACATCGCGTAAGCCTGCCAATTTATTACTGGTTGATGACGATCCCAGTCTGTTAAAGCTATTGGGAATGCGCCTGACCAGCGAGGGTTTCAATGTCACGACGGCGGAGAGTGGACAAGAAGCATTACGTCGTTTAGGTCGTGAACAGATAGATCTGGTTATCAGCGATCTGCGCATGGATGAAATGGACGGTATGGCGCTGTTTAATGAAATACAAAAACATCAGCCAGGTATGCCGGTCATTATTCTCACTGCCCATGGCTCTATTCCTGATGCGGTTGCTGCGACGCAGCAGGGTGTATTTAGCTTCCTGACGAAACCGGTGGATCGCGACGCGCTGTATAAAGCCATTGATGATGCTCTGGTAATGAAAGTACCGGCGGGTGATGAAAGCTGGCGGGAAAATATTGTGACCCGCAGTCCGCTGATGCTACGTCTGCTTGAACAAGCAAAAATGGTAGCGCAGTCTGATGTAAGCGTGCTGATTAACGGCCTGAGTGGAACCGGTAAAGAGGTACTGGCCAAAGCGATACATAGCGCCAGCCCACGGGGAAATAAGCCCTTTATTGCTATTAACTGTGGCGCATTGCCGGAACAGTTACTGGAGTCTGAGCTATTCGGACATGCCAAGGGCGCATTTACCGGTGCTGTCAGCAGTCGTGATGGCCTGTTTCAGGCGGCTACCGGTGGTACGCTGTTTCTGGATGAGATCGGTGATATGCCATTACCGCTGCAGGTAAAACTGCTGCGCGTATTGCAGGAACGCAAGGTGCGTCCATTAGGCAGCAATCGCGATCTGGACATTGATGTACGGATTATCTCGGCGACTCACCGCGACTTACCGAAAGCCATGGCGAAAGGAGAATTCCGTGAAGACCTCTATTATCGTCTGAATGTGGTTACCCTGAAAATTCCTGCGTTAAATGAACGAGCAGAGGATATTCCGTTGTTAGCTGACCATCTGTTACGCGAATCAGCAAAACGCCATAAGCCTTTTGTACGCAGTTTTTCTACCGATGCCATGAAGCGTTTAATGGCTGCCAGTTGGCCGGGTAATGTGCGCCAGTTGGTTAACGTCATTGAGCAGTGCGTTGCACTGACCAGTACACCGGTTATCAATGAAGCATTGGTACAACAGGCTTTGGATGGTGAAAATACTGCATTGCCAACCTTTGTTGAAGCGCGTAATCAGTTTGAACTGCTCTATTTACGCAAGCTTTTACAGATGACGAAAGGTAACGTTACCCATGCCGCTCGTATGGCAGGGCGAAACCGAACTGAGTTTTATAAATTGTTGTCACGCCATGAATTAGATGCGAACGATTTTAAAGAGTAG
- a CDS encoding NAD+ synthase encodes MSKALSIALAQLNWLVGDIEGNTNRMLQTISEQQQAGADLVLFSELALTGYPPEDLLYRDDLYQRCDEQLARLQAASSETAVIVGHPWRDNGHLYNALSMFWQGNLVTRYYKQQLPNYGVFDEKRYFNADDRTCYVDFKGYRVGLLICEDLWFNGPVDALKAANVDMILSINASPYNREKPYIRNQLLAEHCHRTHLPLVYLNQVGGQDELIFDGCSKVFDATGNMTHKLAAFKEQTQLVKFNNYHIESMVLPEQPSELSLIYDALVLAVRDYANKNGFKGAILGLSGGIDSALTLAIAVDALGKEKVQAVMMPFRYTAEISIEDAREEAETLGVEFDVISIEPIFDAFMTQLAPMFVNTRRDTTEENLQARCRGVILMGLSNKRGSLVLTTGNKSEIAVGYSTLYGDMAGGFDVLKDVPKTLVFKLSEYRNTRSPVIPQRVIDRPPSAELAPDQKDEDSLPPYPVLDKILDGYVERDMSVEQLVGEGFDEAIVRKVIRLVDINEYKRRQSPVGPRITARNFGKDRRYPITSGFGRKNW; translated from the coding sequence ATGAGCAAAGCTCTCTCTATCGCATTAGCGCAGTTAAATTGGCTGGTTGGTGATATTGAAGGTAACACTAACCGAATGCTACAAACCATCAGCGAACAGCAGCAGGCGGGAGCCGACCTGGTGCTGTTTTCTGAGCTGGCCCTGACCGGTTATCCACCGGAAGATTTACTTTATCGTGACGATCTCTATCAACGTTGTGATGAACAATTAGCCCGATTACAGGCCGCTTCCTCTGAGACCGCCGTTATTGTGGGGCATCCATGGCGGGACAATGGGCATTTGTATAATGCACTTTCCATGTTCTGGCAGGGAAATCTGGTTACCCGCTATTACAAGCAACAGTTGCCCAACTATGGCGTATTCGATGAGAAACGCTATTTCAATGCGGATGACAGAACTTGCTATGTTGATTTTAAAGGTTACCGTGTTGGTTTACTGATCTGTGAAGACCTGTGGTTTAACGGCCCGGTTGATGCACTGAAAGCCGCTAATGTTGATATGATCCTGTCAATTAACGCCTCGCCTTATAATCGTGAAAAGCCATATATTCGTAATCAATTGCTGGCAGAACATTGCCATCGTACCCACTTACCGCTGGTGTATTTGAATCAGGTAGGTGGTCAGGATGAACTGATTTTTGACGGCTGTTCCAAGGTTTTTGATGCAACAGGCAATATGACGCACAAGCTGGCGGCATTTAAAGAGCAGACTCAGTTAGTTAAGTTTAACAACTATCATATTGAATCCATGGTGTTGCCAGAGCAGCCATCAGAACTTTCACTCATTTATGATGCGTTGGTACTGGCAGTACGCGATTACGCCAACAAGAACGGTTTTAAAGGGGCTATTCTTGGTTTATCCGGCGGTATTGATTCAGCCTTAACGTTGGCGATTGCCGTTGATGCCTTGGGCAAAGAGAAAGTTCAGGCAGTGATGATGCCATTCCGCTATACCGCAGAAATCAGTATTGAAGATGCGCGGGAAGAGGCAGAAACGCTGGGCGTTGAGTTTGATGTTATCTCCATTGAGCCGATTTTTGATGCCTTTATGACTCAACTGGCACCAATGTTTGTTAACACCCGCCGTGATACTACCGAAGAAAACCTACAGGCCCGCTGCCGTGGAGTAATCTTAATGGGGCTATCAAATAAACGCGGTAGTCTGGTGTTAACCACCGGAAATAAAAGTGAGATCGCCGTAGGGTATTCGACGCTTTATGGTGATATGGCGGGTGGTTTTGATGTATTAAAAGATGTACCAAAAACACTGGTGTTTAAACTATCGGAATATCGTAATACTCGTTCACCGGTCATTCCTCAGCGAGTGATTGACCGTCCACCTTCTGCGGAGCTGGCTCCGGATCAGAAAGATGAAGATAGCCTGCCGCCTTATCCGGTACTGGATAAGATCCTTGATGGCTATGTGGAACGGGATATGTCGGTAGAGCAACTGGTAGGGGAAGGCTTCGATGAGGCGATTGTGCGTAAGGTTATCCGCCTGGTTGATATTAATGAGTATAAGCGCCGGCAGTCACCGGTAGGCCCAAGGATTACTGCACGTAACTTTGGCAAAGATCGGCGTTATCCGATCACTTCCGGCTTTGGCCGTAAAAATTGGTAA